From a single Aquincola tertiaricarbonis genomic region:
- a CDS encoding FadR/GntR family transcriptional regulator: protein MVSFAEIKPGAGLADQVASALETEIRAGRLAAGDKLPTEAVLVQQFGVSRTVVREAISRLKSRGLVDSRQGSGMYVRAAAIEPLSFDPVTAASKEAVLQMIEMRRALESEVAQLAAERRTPAHVQLLRERMQAIAAAVAAGGDGVDEDVLFHRAIGEAAGNPFLVRTLDYLSQLLQGATRVTRANEARRVDFAHSVMTEHERIVQAIERSDPAAARDAAASHMRNAAARIEQAEPGFWQQDGGRLAEVLVEQLPTRRPAARRPGG, encoded by the coding sequence TTGGTCTCCTTCGCTGAAATCAAGCCCGGTGCCGGGCTCGCCGACCAGGTGGCCAGTGCGCTCGAAACCGAGATCCGCGCCGGCCGGCTGGCGGCGGGCGACAAGCTGCCGACCGAGGCGGTGCTGGTGCAGCAGTTCGGTGTCAGCCGCACCGTGGTGCGTGAGGCCATCTCGCGGCTGAAGTCGCGCGGCCTGGTCGATTCGCGCCAGGGCAGCGGCATGTACGTGCGCGCCGCCGCGATCGAGCCCTTGAGCTTCGACCCGGTGACCGCTGCGTCGAAAGAGGCCGTGCTGCAGATGATCGAGATGCGCCGTGCGCTCGAGTCCGAGGTGGCCCAGCTGGCCGCCGAGCGCCGCACACCAGCGCATGTGCAGCTGCTGCGCGAGCGCATGCAGGCCATCGCCGCCGCCGTGGCCGCGGGTGGCGACGGCGTGGACGAGGACGTGCTGTTCCACCGCGCGATCGGTGAAGCGGCGGGCAACCCGTTCCTGGTGCGCACGCTCGACTACCTGTCGCAGCTGCTGCAAGGCGCCACCCGCGTGACGCGGGCCAACGAAGCGCGGCGCGTCGACTTTGCGCACAGCGTGATGACCGAGCACGAGCGCATCGTGCAGGCCATCGAGCGCAGCGACCCGGCCGCGGCCCGCGATGCCGCCGCCAGCCACATGCGCAATGCCGCGGCCCGCATCGAGCAGGCCGAGCCCGGCTTCTGGCAGCAGGACGGCGGCCGCCTGGCCGAGGTGCTGGTGGAACAGCTGCCCACCCGCCGACCCGCTGCCCGCCGCCCGGGCGGCTGA